The Penaeus vannamei isolate JL-2024 chromosome 13, ASM4276789v1, whole genome shotgun sequence genome window below encodes:
- the LOC113830179 gene encoding cuticle protein CP14.6-like isoform X2: MKFLILACVAAVVVAAPQYSYDGPRAASSEEREFVPILKDDRVHEEDGTYNFDFEAANGISFSQAGSPDGDEDAVIKAGEYSYTAPDGTEIHLTFVADENGFQPQGAHLPVAPEFPHPIPQFVLDQIAFAAEEDRNRARSDDSDEVSAPSGLYGHPN, from the exons ATGAAGTTT CTGATCCTCGCCTGTGTCGCCGCCGTGGTAGTCGCCGCCCCTCAGTACAGCTACGATGGTCCTCGTGCTGCGTCCAGTGAGGAGCGCGAGTTCGTGCCaatcctcaaggacgaccgcgTCCACGAGGAAGATGGAACTTACAATTTTGACTTCGAAGCTGCCAACGGCATCAGCTTCTCCCAGGCTGGATCTCCTGATGGCGATGAGGACGCTGTGATCAAGGCTGGAGAATACTC GTACACTGCTCCTGATGGCACTGAAATCCACCTTACTTTcgtggctgacgagaacggcttccagccccaaggcgcccacctgcccgtggctcccgaatTCCctcacccgatccctcagttcgtcctcgaccagatcgccttcgccgccgaggaggaccgCAACCGCGCCCGCAGCGACGACTCCGATGAAGTTTCCGCTCCTTCTGGACTCTACGGACACCCCAACTAA
- the LOC113830179 gene encoding cuticle protein AMP1A-like isoform X4 — MKFLILACVAAVAVAAPQYSYDGPRAASSEEREFVPILKDDRVHEEDGTYNFDFEAANGIRFSQAGSPDGDEDAVIKAGEYSYTAPDGTEIHLTYVADENGFQPQGDHLPVAPEFPHPIPQFVLDQIAFAAEEDRQRARSDNSNEISGLYGHPN; from the exons ATGAAGTTT CTGATCCTCGCCTGTGTCGCCGCCGTGGCAGTCGCCGCTCCTCAGTACAGCTACGATGGTCCTCGTGCTGCGTCCAGTGAGGAGCGCGAGTTCGTGCCaatcctcaaggacgaccgcgTCCACGAGGAAGACGGAACTTACAACTTCGACTTCGAAGCTGCCAACGGCATCCGCTTCTCTCAGGCTGGATCCCCCGACGGTGATGAGGACGCTGTGATCAAGGCTGGAGAATACTC GTACACTGCTCCTGATGGCACTGAAATCCATCTCACCTAcgtggctgacgagaacggcttccagccccagggtGACCACCTCCcagtggctcccgagttcccccacccgatccctcagttcgtcctcgaccagatcgccttcgccgccgaggaggaccgCCAGCGCGCCCGCAGCGACAACTCCAATGAAATTTCAGGCCTTTACGGACACCCCAACTAA
- the LOC113830179 gene encoding cuticle protein AMP1A-like isoform X5 — MKFLILACVAAVAVAAPQYSYDGPRAASSEEREFVPILKDDRVHEEDGTYNFDFEAANGIRFSQAGSPDGDEDAVIKAGEYSYTAPDGTEIHLTYVADENGFQPQGDHLPVAPEFPHPIPQFVLDQIAFAAEEDRKRSRSDNSNEISGLYGHPN, encoded by the exons ATGAAGTTT CTGATCCTCGCCTGTGTCGCCGCCGTGGCAGTCGCCGCTCCTCAGTACAGCTACGATGGTCCTCGTGCTGCGTCCAGTGAGGAGCGCGAGTTCGTGCCaatcctcaaggacgaccgcgTCCACGAGGAAGACGGAACTTACAACTTCGACTTCGAAGCTGCCAACGGCATCCGCTTCTCTCAGGCTGGATCCCCCGACGGTGATGAGGACGCTGTGATCAAGGCTGGAGAATACTC GTACACTGCTCCTGATGGCACTGAAATCCATCTCACCTAcgtggctgacgagaacggcttccagcctcaGGGTGACCATCTCCcagtggctcccgagttcccccacccgatccctcagttcgtcctcgaccagatcgcctttGCCGCCGAGGAGGACCGCAAGCGCTCCCGCAGTGACAACTCCAATGAAATTTCAGGTCTCTACGGACACCCCAACTAA
- the LOC113830179 gene encoding cuticle protein CP14.6-like isoform X1, with the protein MKFLILACVAAVAVAAPQYSYDGPRAASSEEREFVPILKDDRVHEEDGTYNFDFEAANGIRFSQAGSPDGDEDAVIKAGEYSYTAPDGTEIHLTYVADENGFQPQGAHLPVAPEFPHQIPQFVLDQIAFAAEEDRNRARSDDSDEVSAPSGLYGHPN; encoded by the exons ATGAAGTTT CTGATCCTCGCCTGTGTCGCCGCCGTGGCAGTCGCCGCTCCTCAGTACAGCTACGATGGTCCTCGTGCTGCGTCCAGTGAGGAGCGCGAGTTCGTGCCaatcctcaaggacgaccgcgTCCACGAGGAAGACGGAACTTACAACTTCGACTTCGAAGCTGCCAACGGCATCCGCTTCTCTCAGGCTGGATCCCCCGACGGTGATGAGGACGCTGTGATCAAGGCTGGAGAATACTC GTACACTGCTCCCGACGGCACTGAAATCCACCTCACCTATgtggctgacgagaacggcttccagccccagggcgcccacctgcccgtggctcccgagttcccccaccagatccctcagttcgtcctcgaccagatcgccttcgccgccgaggaggaccgCAACCGCGCCCGCAGTGACGACTCCGATGAAGTTTCTGCTCCTTCTGGACTCTACGGACACCCCAACTAA
- the LOC113830179 gene encoding cuticle protein AMP1A-like isoform X3 encodes MKFLILACVATVAVAAPQYSYDGPRAASSEEREFVPILKDDRVHEEDGTYNFDFEAANGISFSQAGSPDGDEDAVIKAGEYSYTAPDGTEIHLTYVADENGFQPQGDHLPVAPEFPHPIPQFVLDQIAFAAEEDRQRARSDNSNEISGLYGHPN; translated from the exons ATGAAGTTC CTGATCCTCGCCTGTGTCGCCACTGTGGCAGTCGCCGCCCCTCAGTACAGTTACGATGGTCCTCGTGCTGCGTCCAGTGAGGAGCGCGAATTCGTGCCaatcctcaaggacgaccgcgTCCACGAGGAAGATGGAACTTACAACTTCGACTTCGAAGCTGCCAACGGCATCAGCTTCTCCCAGGCTGGATCCCCCGACGGTGATGAGGACGCTGTGATCAAGGCCGGAGAATATTC GTACACTGCTCCTGATGGCACTGAAATCCATCTCACCTAcgtggctgacgagaacggcttccagccccagggtGACCACCTCCcagtggctcccgagttcccccacccgatccctcagttcgtcctcgaccagatcgccttcgccgccgaggaggaccgCCAGCGCGCCCGCAGCGACAACTCCAATGAAATTTCAGGCCTTTACGGACACCCCAACTAA
- the LOC113830179 gene encoding cuticle protein AMP1A-like isoform X6 produces MKFLILACVAAVAVAAPQYSYDGPRAVSSEEREFVPILKDDRVHEEDGTYNFDFETANGISFSQAGSPDGDEDAVIKAGEYSYTAPDGTEIHLTYVADENGFQPQGDHLPVAPEFPHPIPQFVLDQIAFAAEEDRKRSRSDNSNEISGLYGHPN; encoded by the exons ATGAAGTTC CTGATCCTCGCTTGTGTCGCCGCCGTGGCAGTCGCCGCCCCTCAGTACAGCTACGATGGTCCTCGTGCTGTGTCCAGTGAGGAGCGCGAGTTCGTGCCaatcctcaaggacgaccgcgTCCACGAGGAAGATGGAACTTACAACTTCGACTTCGAAACTGCCAACGGCATCAGCTTCTCCCAGGCTGGATCCCCTGACGGTGATGAGGACGCTGTGATCAAGGCCGGAGAATATTC GTACACTGCTCCTGATGGCACTGAAATCCATCTCACCTAcgtggctgacgagaacggcttccagcctcaGGGTGACCATCTCCcagtggctcccgagttcccccacccgatccctcagttcgtcctcgaccagatcgcctttGCCGCCGAGGAGGACCGCAAGCGCTCCCGCAGTGACAACTCCAATGAAATTTCAGGTCTCTACGGACACCCCAACTAA
- the LOC138863788 gene encoding cuticle protein AMP1A-like, translated as MKFLILACVAAVAVAAPQYSYDGPRAASSEEREFVPILKDDRVHEEDGTYNFDFEAANGISFSQAGSPDGDEDAVIKAGEYSYTAPDGTEIHLTYVADENGFQPQGDHLPVAPEFPHPIPQFVLDQIAFAAEEDRKRSRSDNSNEISGLYGHPN; from the exons ATGAAGTTC CTGATCCTCGCTTGTGTCGCCGCCGTGGCAGTCGCCGCCCCTCAGTACAGCTACGATGGTCCTCGTGCTGCGTCCAGTGAGGAGCGCGAGTTCGTGCCaatcctcaaggacgaccgcgTCCACGAGGAAGATGGAACTTACAACTTCGACTTCGAAGCTGCCAACGGCATCAGCTTCTCCCAGGCTGGATCCCCCGACGGTGATGAGGACGCTGTGATCAAGGCTGGAGAATATTC GTACACTGCTCCTGATGGCACTGAAATCCACCTCACCTAcgtggctgacgagaacggcttccagcctcaGGGTGACCATCTCCCAGTGGCTCCCGAATTCCctcacccgatccctcagttcgtcctcgaccagatcgccttcgccgccgaggaggaccgCAAGCGCTCCCGCAGTGACAACTCTAATGAAATTTCAGGCCTCTACGGACACCCCAACTAA
- the LOC138863789 gene encoding cuticle protein AMP1A-like, which produces MKFLILACVAAVAVAAPQYSYDGPRAASSEEREFVPILKDDRVHEEDGTYNFDFEAANGISFSQAGSPDGDEDAVIKAGEYSYTAPDGTEIHLTYVADENGFQPQGDHLPVAPEFPHPIPQFVLDQIAFAAEEDRQRSRSDNSNEISGLYGHPN; this is translated from the exons ATGAAGTTC CTGATCCTCGCCTGTGTCGCCGCCGTGGCAGTCGCCGCCCCTCAATACAGCTACGATGGTCCTCGTGCTGCGTCCAGTGAGGAGCGCGAGTTCGTGCCaatcctcaaggacgaccgcgTCCACGAGGAAGATGGAACTTACAACTTCGACTTCGAAGCTGCCAACGGCATCAGTTTCTCCCAGGCTGGATCCCCTGACGGTGATGAGGACGCTGTGATCAAGGCCGGAGAATATTC GTACACTGCTCCTGATGGCACTGAAATCCACCTCACCTAcgtggctgacgagaacggcttccagcctcaGGGCGACCATCTCCcagtggctcccgagttcccccacccgatccctcagttcgtcctcgaccagatcgccttcgccgccgaggaggaccgCCAGCGCTCCCGCAGCGACAACTCCAATGAAATTTCAGGCCTCTACGGACACCCCAACTAA
- the LOC113822984 gene encoding cuticle protein AMP1A-like: protein MKLLILACVAAVAVAAPQYSYDAPRAASSEEREFVPILKDDRVHEEDGTYNFDFEAANGISFSQAGSPDGDEDAVIKAGEYSYTAPDGTEIHLTYVADENGFQPQGDHLPVAPEFPHPIPQFVLDQIAFAAEEDRQRSRSDNSNEISGLYGHPN, encoded by the exons ATGAAGCTC CTGATCCTCGCTTGTGTCGCCGCCGTGGCAGTCGCCGCCCCTCAGTACAGCTACGATGCTCCTCGTGCTGCGTCCAGTGAGGAGCGCGAGTTTGTGCCaatcctcaaggacgaccgcgTCCACGAGGAAGACGGAACTTACAACTTCGACTTCGAAGCTGCCAACGGCATCAGCTTCTCCCAGGCTGGATCCCCCGACGGTGATGAGGACGCTGTGATCAAGGCTGGAGAATATTC GTACACTGCTCCTGATGGCACTGAAATCCACCTCACCTAcgtggctgacgagaacggcttccagcctcaGGGCGACCATCTCCCAGTGGCTCCCGaattcccccacccgatccctcagttcgtcctcgaccagatcgccttcgccgccgaggaggaccgCCAGCGCTCCCGCAGCGACAACTCCAATGAAATTTCAGGCCTCTACGGACACCCCAACTAA
- the LOC138863792 gene encoding cuticle protein CP14.6-like, whose translation MKFLILACVAAVAVAAPQYSYDGPRAASSEEREFVPILKDDRVHEEDGTYNFDFEAANGISFSQAGSPDGDEDAVIKAGEYSYTAPDGTEIHLRFVADENGFQPQGAHLPVAPEFPHPIPQFVLDQIAFAAEEDRNRARSDDSDEVSAPSGLYGHPN comes from the exons ATGAAGTTC CTGATCCTCGCTTGTGTCGCCGCCGTGGCAGTCGCCGCCCCTCAGTACAGTTACGATGGTCCTCGTGCTGCGTCCAGTGAGGAGCGTGAGTTCGTGCCaatcctcaaggacgaccgcgTCCACGAGGAAGATGGAACTTACAACTTCGACTTCGAAGCTGCCAACGGCATCAGCTTCTCCCAGGCTGGATCCCCCGACGGTGATGAGGACGCTGTGATCAAGGCTGGAGAATACTC CTACACTGCTCCTGACGGCACTGAAATCCATCTCCGCTTCGttgctgacgagaacggcttccagccccagggcgcccacctgcccgtggctcccgagttcccccacccgatccctcagttcgtcctcgaccagatcgccttcgccgccgaggaggaccgCAACCGCGCCCGCAGCGATGACTCTGACGAAGTTTCCGCCCCTTCTGGACTCTACGGACACCCCAACTAA